One window of the Populus trichocarpa isolate Nisqually-1 chromosome 9, P.trichocarpa_v4.1, whole genome shotgun sequence genome contains the following:
- the LOC7494268 gene encoding uncharacterized protein LOC7494268, with the protein MAGLIKAFAATLVLCLLTRGSCDCSLNNITIGTVRSGREISGQADWNVTVVNNCQCAQSQIQLSCMGFQTVENIDPSILSKQGDTCLLINGSSLEASASVNFSYAWDPPFLLLPLGSVIHGC; encoded by the exons ATGGCAGGTCTCATCAAAGCTTTTGCTGCGACTCTTGTTTTATGCCTACTTACCAGAG GATCATGTGATTGCTCATTGAACAACATCACCATTGGGACAGTCCGAAGTGGGAGAGAAATAAGTGGTCAGGCAGATTGGAACGTGACAGTGGTAAACAACTGCCAATGTGCTCAAAGCCAAATACAGTTGTCTTGCATGGGGTTTCAAACAGTGGAAAATATTGACCCATCAATCCTTTCGAAGCAAGGTGATACCTGCCTGCTCATCAATGGCAGTTCCCTGGAGGCATCAGCTTCTGTCAACTTCTCCTATGCTTGGGATCCTCCTTTTCTGTTGTTGCCACTGGGCTCTGTTATCCATGGCTGTTAA